A window of Metabacillus sp. B2-18 contains these coding sequences:
- the mdcA gene encoding malonate decarboxylase subunit alpha → METLKNSVSQKRSWSTRFDAKQKRLESVKSLVDGRVIPTEHIVTAMESLIQPGDRVVLEGNNQKQASFLSQALAQLNPGKVFNLHMIMSSISRPEHLDLFEKGIAKKIDFAYAGPQSLRMAQMLEDGQLTMGEIHTYIELYGRLFIDLIPSVALVAADKADQHGNLYTGPNTEETPTLVEAAAFRDGIVIAQVNELTDELPRVDIPGSWIDFVVVADKPYELEPLFTRDPRHITDIQVLQAMMVIRGIYEKHQVQSLNHGIGYNTAAIELLLPTYAESLGLKGKICKHWALNPHPTLIPAIESGWVESVHCFGGEVGMEKYISSRRDVFFTGRDGSLRSNRTLCQMAGQYAVDLFIGSTLQIDRDGNSSTVTSGRLAGYGGAPNMGHNPGGRRHSTPAWLNMMTSDDPLGYGKKLVVQVVETFQAGNKPVFVESLDAIDVKKDSGLAIAPVMIYGDDVTHVVTEEGIAYLYKTDSVQERREVLSAVAGVTPVGLKQNSKKLEEFRNRGLLALPEDLQIRRTDAKRSLLAAKNVEELVDWSEGLYEPPAKFRSW, encoded by the coding sequence ATGGAAACATTAAAAAATTCTGTAAGTCAAAAAAGATCATGGTCAACGCGTTTTGATGCAAAACAGAAACGATTGGAGAGTGTCAAGAGTTTAGTGGATGGAAGGGTGATTCCTACAGAACACATCGTAACCGCTATGGAGAGTTTAATCCAACCTGGTGACCGTGTTGTTTTAGAAGGTAATAACCAAAAACAAGCATCTTTTCTATCACAAGCACTTGCCCAATTAAATCCTGGAAAAGTATTTAATTTACACATGATCATGTCAAGTATTTCAAGACCTGAGCATCTTGATTTATTTGAAAAAGGGATAGCAAAAAAAATAGATTTTGCTTATGCGGGTCCTCAAAGCTTGCGAATGGCTCAAATGCTTGAAGATGGCCAATTAACAATGGGAGAAATTCACACCTATATCGAATTATATGGCAGGCTCTTTATCGATTTAATTCCTTCAGTCGCCCTAGTTGCTGCTGATAAAGCAGATCAGCATGGCAATCTGTATACAGGTCCTAATACCGAAGAAACACCAACACTTGTAGAAGCCGCTGCATTTCGAGATGGAATAGTTATTGCACAGGTTAATGAATTAACAGATGAATTGCCTCGTGTTGATATTCCCGGATCTTGGATAGATTTTGTTGTCGTTGCAGATAAGCCATATGAACTTGAGCCCTTATTCACACGAGATCCTCGTCACATCACCGATATTCAAGTATTACAGGCTATGATGGTCATTCGTGGTATCTATGAAAAACATCAGGTACAGTCGTTAAATCATGGTATTGGGTACAACACAGCTGCAATAGAACTCCTCCTACCCACATATGCGGAATCACTTGGTTTGAAAGGTAAAATTTGCAAGCATTGGGCGTTAAATCCACATCCTACATTAATTCCGGCAATTGAGAGTGGATGGGTAGAAAGTGTTCATTGTTTTGGTGGAGAAGTAGGGATGGAAAAATATATCTCTTCTAGACGCGATGTGTTTTTCACAGGACGAGATGGCAGTTTACGATCAAATCGCACTCTATGCCAGATGGCGGGACAATACGCAGTTGATCTATTTATTGGTTCTACTTTACAAATAGATCGTGATGGAAACTCCTCAACTGTAACAAGTGGAAGACTTGCTGGATATGGTGGAGCACCTAATATGGGTCATAATCCAGGTGGACGTAGACATTCAACACCAGCCTGGTTAAATATGATGACATCAGATGACCCGCTCGGTTATGGAAAAAAACTTGTTGTTCAGGTAGTAGAAACATTTCAAGCAGGAAACAAACCTGTTTTTGTAGAGTCTCTTGATGCAATTGATGTAAAAAAAGATTCTGGTCTAGCTATAGCACCTGTGATGATTTATGGAGACGATGTTACACATGTAGTGACAGAGGAAGGAATTGCCTATTTGTATAAAACAGATAGTGTACAAGAAAGAAGAGAGGTACTTTCAGCTGTGGCCGGGGTAACACCTGTTGGTTTAAAGCAGAATTCTAAGAAACTAGAAGAATTCCGTAATAGAGGATTACTAGCTCTTCCAGAAGATTTACAAATTCGTAGAACAGATGCTAAACGATCATTACTAGCAGCTAAAAATGTCGAGGAACTTGTTGATTGGTCTGAAGGCTTATATGAACCTCCTGCGAAATTTAGAAGCTGGTAA
- the mdcH gene encoding malonate decarboxylase subunit epsilon, whose translation MKVAFLFPGQGSQRPNFLNDLPKCDAVNDVIETASEILNESVYNLHSETALVSTKAVQLCLLVSGVAVSRAFATEGVIPDFVAGHSVGAFSAAVAAGVIDFKDALNIVSLRGELMEKTHPDGYGMGVVLGMDVRQLRAIVHDEYNEKFPVYIANQNAPDQITISGSIFGIKKVLEEASKKGIRCARMLNVRTPSHCQLLTPVSKALLQALKEIPFYPPKIPYAGNRRARLLYDPNDIRQDLAESVSSPVQWHDAATVLYEKGTNLFIEMPPGNVLSQLAIKAFPDARVLSIEKNGFDDCQYVALREQMK comes from the coding sequence TTGAAGGTTGCCTTTTTATTTCCTGGCCAAGGATCACAAAGACCTAATTTTTTGAACGATTTACCAAAGTGTGATGCAGTGAATGATGTCATAGAAACTGCATCTGAAATACTAAATGAAAGCGTATACAACCTCCATTCAGAAACGGCACTTGTTTCTACAAAAGCGGTACAGCTGTGTTTATTAGTTTCTGGTGTAGCGGTATCTCGAGCATTTGCTACGGAAGGAGTCATACCGGATTTTGTTGCAGGCCATTCGGTCGGCGCATTTAGCGCAGCCGTTGCCGCAGGTGTTATTGATTTCAAAGATGCCCTAAATATCGTTAGTTTACGAGGAGAGTTAATGGAAAAAACACATCCAGATGGTTATGGAATGGGAGTCGTGCTTGGCATGGATGTTCGTCAGCTTAGAGCTATAGTTCATGATGAATACAATGAGAAGTTTCCTGTATACATAGCGAATCAAAATGCTCCAGATCAAATAACAATATCAGGCTCTATTTTTGGTATAAAGAAAGTTTTAGAAGAGGCAAGTAAAAAGGGGATAAGATGTGCCAGGATGTTAAACGTTCGTACACCCTCTCATTGTCAGTTACTAACTCCAGTTTCTAAAGCACTTTTGCAAGCTTTAAAAGAAATTCCATTTTATCCACCTAAAATACCATATGCAGGTAATCGAAGAGCAAGGCTTTTATATGATCCAAATGATATTCGTCAAGATCTTGCCGAAAGTGTTTCTTCTCCGGTCCAATGGCATGATGCTGCAACTGTTTTATATGAAAAAGGAACTAATCTATTTATCGAAATGCCGCCAGGGAATGTTTTATCTCAATTAGCTATTAAGGCATTTCCTGATGCTCGAGTTTTATCTATAGAGAAAAATGGTTTTGATGATTGCCAATATGTTGCATTACGTGAGCAAATGAAGTGA
- a CDS encoding GntR family transcriptional regulator, translating to MKTNFENHALSNSIAKHITDQIISGDLKPGEKLVEHIYAEEYGTSRAPVREAIYLLAIEGLVERIPRKGAVVKEYSEHEIYDLLEIRNMLENMGMERIKKHGIDTELLEEMQNILKQMKEVKDVYSYTQLNHSFHMCLINMSKSETVKNMYLRLGWPLLRIQSVSFANEGNIEKSINEHQLIINLLNEQKLDELSDLIVKHNEDVIVSVQKVLRS from the coding sequence ATGAAAACGAACTTTGAAAATCATGCATTATCTAATTCTATTGCTAAACATATTACAGATCAAATTATTAGCGGTGACCTAAAGCCAGGAGAAAAATTAGTTGAACATATCTATGCTGAAGAATATGGCACAAGCAGGGCTCCAGTACGTGAGGCAATTTATTTACTAGCAATTGAAGGTCTTGTTGAAAGAATTCCACGAAAAGGGGCTGTAGTAAAAGAGTATAGTGAGCATGAAATATATGATCTTCTAGAAATTCGCAACATGCTTGAAAACATGGGGATGGAACGTATTAAAAAACATGGAATAGACACTGAATTGTTAGAGGAAATGCAAAATATCCTAAAACAAATGAAGGAAGTTAAGGATGTTTATTCTTACACGCAATTAAATCATTCATTTCATATGTGTTTAATTAATATGAGTAAAAGTGAAACAGTTAAAAATATGTATTTACGTCTTGGCTGGCCATTATTACGGATTCAAAGTGTATCTTTTGCAAATGAAGGTAATATTGAAAAATCTATTAATGAGCATCAGCTTATCATTAACCTTTTGAATGAACAAAAGTTAGATGAATTATCAGATTTGATAGTAAAACATAATGAAGATGTGATAGTAAGTGTTCAAAAAGTGCTTCGTTCTTAG